The proteins below are encoded in one region of Rhododendron vialii isolate Sample 1 chromosome 7a, ASM3025357v1:
- the LOC131333460 gene encoding uncharacterized protein LOC131333460, whose protein sequence is MADKPSRGLVVYGDGLARYINESHTQLHSLASRASCGFLSLPNSPPSESEDARIVREFAELLDASETYHNTSGVDTAEIRYQKYVVPSVSDRFMGMRSAIITNNSSLITFGGKLGFTMLQWSDIIDNSHPNYESPPDVVAFEVLKLLGFQQGKTSEKSPFDLVFIHIGEGDKNGQKSTGNLNGLVGQIMHIEEQEHEISSRLHLSLVMSYGPVSESDDLNYSVVGKDENNSNLSLLFPRQSYTVKGRNLRDNVRHYCPMLTAQWQNAVTRKDSVETFLFADFKEHGGLLTIPADRFLHEIAFKLWKAPKYGA, encoded by the exons ATGGCGGACAAGCCGAGCAGAGGATTGGTGGTGTACGGAGATGGGTTGGCTCGTTACATCAATGAATCGCATACCCAACTCCACTCCCTCGCATCTCGAGCTTCCTGTGGTTTCTTGTCCCTTCCCAATTCCCCTCCTTCAG AAAGTGAGGATGCAAGGATAGTTAGAGAGTTTGCAGAGCTACTGGATGCTTCTGAAACTTATCACAATACA aGTGGGGTAGATACTGCTGAAATTCGATATCAGAAGTATGTGGTGCCTAGCGTTTCGGACAG GTTCATGGGAATGAGATCCGCTATAATCACAAACAACTCTAGTTTGATAACTTTTGGAGGCAAACTAGGCTTCACGATGTTGCAATGGAGTGACATAATTGACAACAGTCATCCCAATTATGAGTCACCACCTGACGTTGTGGCCTTTGAGGTGCTGAAGTTACTTGGATTTCAACAAGGGAAGACTTCGGAAAAAAGCCCATTCGATTTAGTGTTTATTCACATTGGAGAAGGTGATAAGAATGGTCAGAAAAGCACAGGCAATCTGAATGGTTTGGTTGGTCAAATCATGCACATTGAGGAACAAGAACATGAAATCAGTTCCCGTTTGCACCTGTCCCTTGTGATGAGTTATGGTCCTGTATCAGAGAGTGATGATCTTAATTATTCTGTTGTGGGTAAAGATGAGAACAACTCTAATCTTTCCTTACTATTCCCTCGCCAAAGTTACACAGTGAAAGGGAGGAATCTACGGGACAATGTTAG GCACTATTGTCCAATGTTAACTGCACAATGGCAGAATGCTGTAACCCGCAAAGATTCGGTAGAGACGTTTTTGTTTGCAGATTTTAAAGAG CATGGTGGATTGCTTACAATACCGGCTGATAGGTTTCTACATGAAATTGCATTTAAGCTCTGGAAGGCCCCCAAATATGGAGCATGA
- the LOC131331950 gene encoding probable serine/threonine-protein kinase SIS8 isoform X2 has translation MSKMKHLLRKLHIHHHHRVDPPPPPPPLPPSSAASSSSPSDSALTARTREPPAAAAAAENPVDFNFFEEEFQVQLALAISVSDPDSRDDPETAQIKAAKQISLGCAPSETLVESLSLRYWSLNFVNYDEKVMDGFHDVYGIPSNSGVQGNMPLLLDLQAISVSDKVDYEVILVNRAIDPALRELEERVYAISVEQRDSEQGCISGLIQKIADLVVDRMGGQVSDADEMLKRWTLRGYELRKSLKSIILPLGCLDVGLSRHRALLFKVLADTISLPCMLVKGSYYTGTDEGAVNLIKFDSGSEYIIDLMGAPGTLIPAEVPSDHLQNSGLDRRSGSDYAETVKILCPVLEKQIEPVAFSPNVGRVAKDSSADLAEADLAEASFSGIQTKGNGKNVDEKNRTEKFENEFGKLLPSLHRSNEGLSGTCGKASDAQKMKVKDVSKYVISASKNPDFAQKLHAVLLENIPSPPPHSVLSEKVTSPRLILDKKFYELRDMQMPEEIHLLNCEKVADGAQNCADVPEKLELASNAANFGHSFPSDTTTSEGFVLVNCGTNEVNQTGDESSMPSATECFEGQSKVVFSGDGGQYVGDKVGRVLNNFEREREFVVRLTETASSGLTVACSTHVERINPELGDVSDWEIPWEDLQIGERIGIGSYGEVYRADWNGTEVAVKKFMDQDISGDALAQFRSEAEIMLRLRHPNVVLFMGAVTHPPNLSILTEYLPRGSLYKLLHRPNNQLDEKRRVRMALDVAKGMNYLHTSHPTIVHRDLKTPNLLVDKNWVVKVCDFGLSRMQHHTFLSSKSIAGTPEWMAPEVLRNEPSNEKSDVYSFGVILWELATLRVPWTGMNSMQVVGAVGFQNRHLEITEEINPTAAQIILDCWHPNPQLRPSFGQLISRLRCLQGLQISAVQRSQTHSLVQ, from the exons ATGTCAAAGATGAAGCATCTGCTGCGAAAGCTTcacatccaccaccaccacagggtggatcctcctcctccgccgccgccccTCCCGCCGTCTTCGGCGGCGTCCTCCTCGTCGCCGTCGGATTCGGCATTGACGGCGAGGACTAGGGAACcgccggcggcggcggcggcagcggAGAATCCCGTCGATTTCAACTTCTTCGAGGAGGAGTTCCAGGTTCAGCTCGCCCTGGCTATCAGCGTCTCCGACCCCGATTCGCGTGACGATCCGGAGACAGCGCAGATCAAGGCCGCCAAGCAGATAAGCCTGGGCTGTGCGCCTTCCGAAACCCTCGTCGAGTCCCTTTCCCTTCGTTACTGG AGTCTTAATTTTGTGAACTATGATGAGAAAGTGATGGATGGGTTTCATGATGTATATGGTATTCCTTCGAATTCAGGCGTGCAAGGGAATATGCCACTCCTTCTAGATCTCCAAGCAATTAGTGTTTCAGATAAAGTTGATTATGAAGTTATTCTAGTGAACCGTGCCATTGATCCTGCCCTGCGCGAGCTCGAGGAAAGAGTATATGCTATTTCTGTTGAACAGCGGGATTCAGAACAGGGTTGTATTAGTGGCTTGATCCAAAAAATTGCTGATCTTGTTGTTGATAGGATGGGAGGTCAGGTTAGTGATGCTGACGAAATGCTAAAAAGATGGACTCTCAGAGGCTATGAATTGCGTAAATCACTGAAAAGCATCATTCTTCCCCTTGGCTGCCTTGATGTTGGACTTTCACGCCACCGGGCATTGCTCTTTAAG GTCCTTGCTGATACGATTAGCCTTCCATGTATGCTGGTCAAAGGAAGCTACTATACTGGCACTGATGAAGGAGCTGTGAACCTGATCAAATTTGATAGTGGAAG TGAATACATTATAGATCTCATGGGTGCTCCGGGCACGTTAATTCCTGCTGAGGTACCCAGTGATCATCTTCAAAATTCAGGTTTAGATAGAAGAAGCGGTTCAGATTATGCTGAAACTGTCAAAATTTTGTGTCCGGTgcttgaaaaacaaattgagCCAGTGGCATTTTCACCCAACGTTGGCCGAGTTGCAAAAGATAGCAGTGCCGATTTAGCGGAAGCCGATTTAGCGGAAGCATCTTTTTCGGGCATTCAGACAAAAGGCAATGGAAAAAATGTTGACGAGAAAAATCGAACCGAGAAGTTTGAGAATGAGTTTGGTAAACTTCTTCCATCCCTACATAGATCAAATGAAGGCTTGTCTGGTACTTGTGGTAAAGCGTCCGATGcacaaaaaatgaaagttaAAGATGTTTCTAAGTATGTTATCAGTGCATCTAAAAATCCAGATTTTGCTCAGAAACTTCATGCAGTTTTGTTAGAGAATATCCCATCACCACCTCCTCATTCAGTTTTGTCAGAGAAAGTGACATCACCACGTTTGATTCTGGATAAGAAGTTTTATGAGCTGAGAGATATGCAAATGCCAGAAGAAATCCATCTGTTAAACTGCGAAAAAGTGGCTGATGGGGCTCAAAATTGTGCAGATGTACCAGAAAAACTTGAATTGGCTTCTAATGCTGCTAACTTTGGACATTCATTTCCTTCTGATACCACCACAAGTGAGGGATTTGTGCTTGTTAACTGTGGAACTAATGAAGTGAACCAGACTGGTGAT GAATCGTCGATGCCCTCTGCAACTGAGTGTTTCGAAGGACAATCTAAAGTGGTCTTCTCTGGTGATGGTGGACAGTATGTTGGGGATAAAGTGGGAAGGGTTCTCAAtaactttgagagagagagagaatttgttgTGAGATTGACAGAAACAGCCAGTAGTGGTCTTACTGTCGCTTGCAGTACTCATGTTGAGAGGATTAACCCAGAGCTGGGGGATGTTTCAGACTGGGAAATTCCTTGGGAAGATCTTCAGATTGGAGAACGAATTGGAATTG GTTCATATGGTGAGGTTTACCGTGCAGATTGGAATGGCACT GAAGTTGCTGTGAAGAAGTTCATGGACCAAGATATATCAGGCGATGCACTTGCTCAGTTCAGAAGCGAG GCTGAAATCATGCTGAGGTTGAGACATCCTAATGTTGTTCTTTTCATGGGAGCAGTCACCCATCCACCAAATCTTTCTATACTGACAGAGTATCTGCCGAG GGGAAGTTTATACAAGCTACTGCATCGTCCAAATAATCAACTTGATGAAAAGAGGCGAGTTCGAATGGCTCTTGATGTG GCTAAGGGAATGAATTATTTGCACACGAGCCATCCTACTATTGTGCATCGAGATCTGAAAACTCCAAACCTTCTTGTTGACAAAAACTGGGTTGTTAAG GTTTGCGATTTTGGCTTGTCACGCATGCAGCACCATACATTTCTATCTTCAAAGTCTATTGCTGGAACG CCTGAATGGATGGCACCCGAGGTTCTGAGAAATGAGCCGTCCAATGAGAA GTCTGACGTGTATAGCTTTGGCGTGATATTGTGGGAATTAGCAACTTTGCGAGTGCCATGGACTGGGATGAACTCAATGCAGGTTGTGGGAGCTGTTGGCTTCCAGAATAGACATCTTGAGATTACAGAGGAGATCAATCCAACAGCTGCGCAGATAATATTGGACTGTTGGCATCC CAATCCACAATTGCGGCCCTCTTTTGGTCAGCTCATTTCCCGTCTCAGGTGTCTTCAGGGTCTCCAGATTTCAGCTGTTCAGAGATCTCAAACTCATTCACTTGTACAATAA
- the LOC131331950 gene encoding probable serine/threonine-protein kinase SIS8 isoform X1, which produces MSKMKHLLRKLHIHHHHRVDPPPPPPPLPPSSAASSSSPSDSALTARTREPPAAAAAAENPVDFNFFEEEFQVQLALAISVSDPDSRDDPETAQIKAAKQISLGCAPSETLVESLSLRYWSLNFVNYDEKVMDGFHDVYGIPSNSGVQGNMPLLLDLQAISVSDKVDYEVILVNRAIDPALRELEERVYAISVEQRDSEQGCISGLIQKIADLVVDRMGGQVSDADEMLKRWTLRGYELRKSLKSIILPLGCLDVGLSRHRALLFKVLADTISLPCMLVKGSYYTGTDEGAVNLIKFDSGSEYIIDLMGAPGTLIPAEVPSDHLQNSGLDRRSGSDYAETVKILCPVLEKQIEPVAFSPNVGRVAKDSSADLAEADLAEASFSGIQTKGNGKNVDEKNRTEKFENEFGKLLPSLHRSNEGLSGTCGKASDAQKMKVKDVSKYVISASKNPDFAQKLHAVLLENIPSPPPHSVLSEKVTSPRLILDKKFYELRDMQMPEEIHLLNCEKVADGAQNCADVPEKLELASNAANFGHSFPSDTTTSEGFVLVNCGTNEVNQTGDVSLGLFPVDSPGIFVRALHGVQSQESSMPSATECFEGQSKVVFSGDGGQYVGDKVGRVLNNFEREREFVVRLTETASSGLTVACSTHVERINPELGDVSDWEIPWEDLQIGERIGIGSYGEVYRADWNGTEVAVKKFMDQDISGDALAQFRSEAEIMLRLRHPNVVLFMGAVTHPPNLSILTEYLPRGSLYKLLHRPNNQLDEKRRVRMALDVAKGMNYLHTSHPTIVHRDLKTPNLLVDKNWVVKVCDFGLSRMQHHTFLSSKSIAGTPEWMAPEVLRNEPSNEKSDVYSFGVILWELATLRVPWTGMNSMQVVGAVGFQNRHLEITEEINPTAAQIILDCWHPNPQLRPSFGQLISRLRCLQGLQISAVQRSQTHSLVQ; this is translated from the exons ATGTCAAAGATGAAGCATCTGCTGCGAAAGCTTcacatccaccaccaccacagggtggatcctcctcctccgccgccgccccTCCCGCCGTCTTCGGCGGCGTCCTCCTCGTCGCCGTCGGATTCGGCATTGACGGCGAGGACTAGGGAACcgccggcggcggcggcggcagcggAGAATCCCGTCGATTTCAACTTCTTCGAGGAGGAGTTCCAGGTTCAGCTCGCCCTGGCTATCAGCGTCTCCGACCCCGATTCGCGTGACGATCCGGAGACAGCGCAGATCAAGGCCGCCAAGCAGATAAGCCTGGGCTGTGCGCCTTCCGAAACCCTCGTCGAGTCCCTTTCCCTTCGTTACTGG AGTCTTAATTTTGTGAACTATGATGAGAAAGTGATGGATGGGTTTCATGATGTATATGGTATTCCTTCGAATTCAGGCGTGCAAGGGAATATGCCACTCCTTCTAGATCTCCAAGCAATTAGTGTTTCAGATAAAGTTGATTATGAAGTTATTCTAGTGAACCGTGCCATTGATCCTGCCCTGCGCGAGCTCGAGGAAAGAGTATATGCTATTTCTGTTGAACAGCGGGATTCAGAACAGGGTTGTATTAGTGGCTTGATCCAAAAAATTGCTGATCTTGTTGTTGATAGGATGGGAGGTCAGGTTAGTGATGCTGACGAAATGCTAAAAAGATGGACTCTCAGAGGCTATGAATTGCGTAAATCACTGAAAAGCATCATTCTTCCCCTTGGCTGCCTTGATGTTGGACTTTCACGCCACCGGGCATTGCTCTTTAAG GTCCTTGCTGATACGATTAGCCTTCCATGTATGCTGGTCAAAGGAAGCTACTATACTGGCACTGATGAAGGAGCTGTGAACCTGATCAAATTTGATAGTGGAAG TGAATACATTATAGATCTCATGGGTGCTCCGGGCACGTTAATTCCTGCTGAGGTACCCAGTGATCATCTTCAAAATTCAGGTTTAGATAGAAGAAGCGGTTCAGATTATGCTGAAACTGTCAAAATTTTGTGTCCGGTgcttgaaaaacaaattgagCCAGTGGCATTTTCACCCAACGTTGGCCGAGTTGCAAAAGATAGCAGTGCCGATTTAGCGGAAGCCGATTTAGCGGAAGCATCTTTTTCGGGCATTCAGACAAAAGGCAATGGAAAAAATGTTGACGAGAAAAATCGAACCGAGAAGTTTGAGAATGAGTTTGGTAAACTTCTTCCATCCCTACATAGATCAAATGAAGGCTTGTCTGGTACTTGTGGTAAAGCGTCCGATGcacaaaaaatgaaagttaAAGATGTTTCTAAGTATGTTATCAGTGCATCTAAAAATCCAGATTTTGCTCAGAAACTTCATGCAGTTTTGTTAGAGAATATCCCATCACCACCTCCTCATTCAGTTTTGTCAGAGAAAGTGACATCACCACGTTTGATTCTGGATAAGAAGTTTTATGAGCTGAGAGATATGCAAATGCCAGAAGAAATCCATCTGTTAAACTGCGAAAAAGTGGCTGATGGGGCTCAAAATTGTGCAGATGTACCAGAAAAACTTGAATTGGCTTCTAATGCTGCTAACTTTGGACATTCATTTCCTTCTGATACCACCACAAGTGAGGGATTTGTGCTTGTTAACTGTGGAACTAATGAAGTGAACCAGACTGGTGATGTGAGTTTAGGTCTTTTTCCTGTTGATTCACCTGGTATATTTGTAAGAGCTTTGCATGGGGTTCAATCTCAGGAATCGTCGATGCCCTCTGCAACTGAGTGTTTCGAAGGACAATCTAAAGTGGTCTTCTCTGGTGATGGTGGACAGTATGTTGGGGATAAAGTGGGAAGGGTTCTCAAtaactttgagagagagagagaatttgttgTGAGATTGACAGAAACAGCCAGTAGTGGTCTTACTGTCGCTTGCAGTACTCATGTTGAGAGGATTAACCCAGAGCTGGGGGATGTTTCAGACTGGGAAATTCCTTGGGAAGATCTTCAGATTGGAGAACGAATTGGAATTG GTTCATATGGTGAGGTTTACCGTGCAGATTGGAATGGCACT GAAGTTGCTGTGAAGAAGTTCATGGACCAAGATATATCAGGCGATGCACTTGCTCAGTTCAGAAGCGAG GCTGAAATCATGCTGAGGTTGAGACATCCTAATGTTGTTCTTTTCATGGGAGCAGTCACCCATCCACCAAATCTTTCTATACTGACAGAGTATCTGCCGAG GGGAAGTTTATACAAGCTACTGCATCGTCCAAATAATCAACTTGATGAAAAGAGGCGAGTTCGAATGGCTCTTGATGTG GCTAAGGGAATGAATTATTTGCACACGAGCCATCCTACTATTGTGCATCGAGATCTGAAAACTCCAAACCTTCTTGTTGACAAAAACTGGGTTGTTAAG GTTTGCGATTTTGGCTTGTCACGCATGCAGCACCATACATTTCTATCTTCAAAGTCTATTGCTGGAACG CCTGAATGGATGGCACCCGAGGTTCTGAGAAATGAGCCGTCCAATGAGAA GTCTGACGTGTATAGCTTTGGCGTGATATTGTGGGAATTAGCAACTTTGCGAGTGCCATGGACTGGGATGAACTCAATGCAGGTTGTGGGAGCTGTTGGCTTCCAGAATAGACATCTTGAGATTACAGAGGAGATCAATCCAACAGCTGCGCAGATAATATTGGACTGTTGGCATCC CAATCCACAATTGCGGCCCTCTTTTGGTCAGCTCATTTCCCGTCTCAGGTGTCTTCAGGGTCTCCAGATTTCAGCTGTTCAGAGATCTCAAACTCATTCACTTGTACAATAA